The Cohnella abietis genome has a segment encoding these proteins:
- a CDS encoding BadF/BadG/BcrA/BcrD ATPase family protein: MDRRVKYVIGIDGGGTKSLLHMMDLEGNLLLELRGGPTNIYATSEQAVEQELTELLSQMVEASGRSIADCVALCLGSAGVDRPYEKQVLSDIFRKCGVTGILTITHDAEAVLVAGTGKQEGITLVSGTGSFGFARDLEGNRARTGGWGHLIGDEGGGYDIGINAIKAAVRSEDGREAPTLLLPMLMKEIGLERPEQFLQYVYKTAGKPQIAALAKVVSEAYLAGDVRAKRILEDAASELYLKTSTLVRALHFENRPITLVANGSVFTHIHYVYERLSHLIKSSYPEITVVKPTLPAAHGAALIALQSLPK; the protein is encoded by the coding sequence GTGGATAGACGAGTGAAATATGTCATTGGTATTGATGGTGGAGGGACTAAGAGTCTCTTGCATATGATGGACTTGGAAGGCAATTTATTGCTAGAGCTTCGTGGTGGGCCGACTAATATTTATGCGACGAGCGAACAGGCGGTTGAGCAGGAGCTGACCGAGCTACTTAGTCAAATGGTAGAAGCTTCGGGACGGAGTATTGCTGATTGTGTAGCGCTCTGTCTCGGCAGCGCCGGCGTAGACCGTCCATATGAGAAGCAGGTTCTCAGCGACATATTCCGAAAATGCGGAGTAACGGGCATTCTGACTATTACCCATGATGCCGAGGCCGTTCTAGTTGCCGGAACTGGGAAGCAGGAAGGCATTACGCTTGTATCCGGTACGGGGTCTTTCGGCTTTGCCCGAGACCTGGAAGGCAATCGCGCACGTACTGGCGGTTGGGGACACCTGATCGGAGATGAAGGCGGCGGCTATGACATCGGCATCAATGCCATTAAAGCAGCCGTTCGTAGCGAGGATGGGCGGGAAGCGCCGACGTTGCTTCTCCCGATGCTTATGAAAGAGATTGGTCTAGAGCGTCCGGAGCAGTTTCTGCAATATGTGTACAAGACTGCAGGGAAGCCGCAAATTGCAGCATTAGCCAAGGTCGTCTCTGAGGCGTATCTAGCAGGTGATGTAAGGGCCAAGCGGATTTTGGAAGATGCGGCGAGTGAGCTTTACTTGAAGACAAGCACGCTCGTTCGTGCGCTTCATTTCGAGAACCGACCCATAACGCTTGTCGCGAACGGAAGTGTCTTTACGCATATTCATTATGTTTATGAGCGTCTTAGCCATCTTATCAAGTCATCTTACCCTGAGATTACCGTTGTGAAGCCTACTCTTCCAGCTGCTCACGGAGCTGCGCTAATCGCGCTGCAATCACTGCCGAAGTAG
- the murQ gene encoding N-acetylmuramic acid 6-phosphate etherase, with amino-acid sequence MDTLEHLVTEQRNERTLDLSELSIKEIIEIMNDEDGKVAGAVRQALPVIELVTAEIVKALEQGGRLIYIGAGTSGRLGVLDASECPPTFGVDYETVIALIAGGEGAFITAVEGAEDDEHQAAIDLQNKQLTEKDILIGLAASGRTPYVKGALQYAKQLGVVTAAVTCNRNSILSEYADLAIEVEVGPEVLTGSTRLKAATAQKMVLNMLTTAAMIKRGKVYQNLMIDLNVSNYKLRERAHSILMQATGTTAEEAEIKLVEAGNHVKTAIVMIEAGVSQSEASRYLEETNGFVTKAIAQARLELSR; translated from the coding sequence GTGGACACATTGGAGCATCTTGTGACCGAACAGCGTAATGAACGGACGCTTGATTTGAGTGAACTAAGTATCAAGGAAATTATAGAAATTATGAACGATGAGGACGGTAAAGTTGCAGGAGCGGTTCGGCAAGCTTTGCCTGTAATAGAGCTTGTCACTGCGGAAATTGTGAAGGCATTGGAGCAAGGGGGCAGACTGATCTATATTGGAGCTGGAACAAGTGGTAGATTAGGCGTGCTTGATGCTTCGGAATGCCCACCTACCTTTGGAGTAGATTATGAAACAGTAATTGCATTGATTGCAGGCGGAGAAGGTGCGTTTATAACCGCGGTAGAAGGGGCCGAGGACGATGAGCATCAGGCCGCTATTGATTTGCAGAATAAGCAATTAACAGAAAAAGATATTCTCATCGGGTTGGCGGCTAGTGGCAGGACACCCTATGTTAAAGGCGCATTGCAATATGCTAAGCAGTTGGGAGTGGTTACGGCAGCAGTCACCTGTAATCGGAACTCAATCCTGAGCGAGTACGCGGATTTGGCAATTGAAGTTGAAGTGGGGCCTGAAGTTTTGACCGGCTCTACTCGTCTAAAGGCGGCGACCGCGCAGAAGATGGTCCTCAATATGCTAACAACGGCAGCGATGATTAAGCGAGGCAAGGTATATCAGAATTTAATGATCGATCTGAATGTGAGCAATTATAAGCTGCGAGAACGGGCGCATAGTATCCTAATGCAGGCAACTGGCACAACAGCTGAGGAAGCTGAGATTAAGTTGGTTGAAGCAGGTAATCATGTGAAGACTGCCATTGTGATGATAGAGGCGGGCGTAAGCCAATCAGAGGCTTCCCGCTATCTGGAGGAGACGAATGGATTTGTCACTAAGGCAATTGCCCAGGCTCGGTTGGAGCTCAGCAGGTAG